From one Ooceraea biroi isolate clonal line C1 chromosome 7, Obir_v5.4, whole genome shotgun sequence genomic stretch:
- the LOC105277694 gene encoding probable Ufm1-specific protease 1 gives MTANYSNNLLKNVHQDLDSPNNGETFSVQGDYDYWHYNCDGFNDRGWGCGYRTLQTICSWIINNERLQKTVPSIDTIQKTLVAVEDKDVTFIGSKEWIGSFEVSVVLNQLYDVLSKIIHISRGKELINHVDSIKKHLEQFGSPIMMGGDRDCSSKCIVGLHIADKDVYLLIVDPHFVGKAKSAEHLRNDRWVKWQNLNDFIDSSFYNLCLPQLKYHTLNK, from the exons ATGACTGCCAATTATtccaataatttattgaaaaatgtcCACCAGGATCTAGATTCACCAAATAATGGTGAAACATTTTCGGTACAAGGGGATTATGATTACTGGCATTACAATTGTGACGGTTTCAATGATAGG GGCTGGGGATGTGGATATAGAACACTGCAAACCATTTGTTCTTGGATCATAAACAATGAACGTTTGCAAAAGACTGTTCCTAGTATTGATACAATACAAAAGACCCTTGTTGCAGTCGAAGATAAAGACGTGACATTTATTGGCTCAAAAGAATGGATAGGAAGTTTTGAA gTATCTGTTGTGTTAAATCAACTGTATGACGTTCTTAGCAAAATAATTCACATTTCGAGGGGAAAGGAATTGATAAATCATGTAGATAGCATTAAAAAGCATCTTGAGCAATTTGGCAGTCCCATCATGATGGGTGGTGATAGAGATTGTTCCAGCAAGTGTATAGTAGGATTACATATTGCAGATAAGGATGTATATCTGCTAATAGTGGATCCGCACTTTGTCGGAAAAGCTAAGAGCGCGGAACACTTGAGGAACGATCGTTGGGTGAAGTGGCAAAACTTGAATGACTTCATCGACagttcattttataatttgtgtcTACCGCAGCTCAAATATcacacattaaataaatag
- the LOC105277696 gene encoding uncharacterized protein LOC105277696 encodes MYGAEREEVSESWQHTYDLSSTMIPNVSTAIDVEEHFCKHILYKEIQDSRVRIWDVVILVPNLLFLLFIAMRFNRARLKLRATSSPIFLAFYGLVICNIVISVIRCVVSMTVNAAATVGGKADKVLWVTVRFFLLCTEMSVVIFGLAFGHLDSRSSIRRVLLATSLIALAFTITQGTLELVLPDDTFHIPSRDFYVFGHGGMMFWFCSSLVFTTIYLFILILPWTRLRDRLALPTRKSFYVYAGTLATLDLVQSIGAGFLNYTQNPVGLCIVDFTAAIYLTLFTPFVYYTFLSEFFGVSQPTIMFSYKAQVDDAMDEDTVSLPHQQSFSSLKTDSDYIYQVHTPSIHMPLYDSQASSKSSKQGASLHSLTSAKGRKSSYAASYDSHGALYRSTFGVRRFDRPASTEKGISELVHYPLIRSSALPVVQKSVPDLRSPSPIRESSSAPVTHFKYQAPGSVSNFLLPGDTASNFLYKPGTNDSSVNLFSQTRKSSLETLDKTVMLYATLENISRRHSSSLEAPAPALENTLQSILDSGTVESKTENTQGSRLTTSDMEKVGKESAAVAGPSHLDAKMSFKIHSDDTLPGTRDILNVTQEFLPAPVSITGAKRKSRNDSRAGEQGGLSDYLLSITSPKIRKLSRNDGSQPPDPSRDSDLHTQTESL; translated from the exons ATGTACGGCGCCGAGAGGGAGGAGGTGTCTGAAAGCTGGCAACACACGTATGACCTGAGCAGCACCATGATTCCCAACGTGAGTACGGCGATCGACGTCGAGGAGCACTTCTGCAAGCACATCCTCTACAAGGAAATTCAAGACTCGAG AGTACGGATATGGGACGTTGTGATTTTAGTACCGAATCTCCTGTTCCTTCTGTTCATCGCAATGCGGTTTAACCGTGCAAGGCTAAAGTTACGTGCTACGAGCAGCCCAATATTCCTGGCGTTTTACGGTCTGGTCATCTGTAACATAGTTATATCAGTGATACGATGCGTGGTGTCAATGACGGTGAACGCCGCAGCGACCGTCGGCGGTAAGGCCGACAAAGTGCTGTGGGTCACAGTGAGATTTTTTCTGCTGTGTACCGAGATGAGCGTAGTTATATTCGGTTTAGCGTTCG GTCACCTGGACAGCCGCTCGAGCATTCGTAGAGTGCTGCTCGCCACGTCGCTCATAGCTTTGGCATTCACGATCACTCAAGGAACACTGGAATTGGTCCTGCCGGATGACACGTTCCACATTCCCAGCCGAGACTTTTACGTGTTCGGCCACGGCGGCATGATGTTTTGGTTTTGCAGCAGTCTCGTTTTTACTACG ATATAtctctttatattaatactgcCATGGACACGGTTGCGGGACCGCCTAGCACTTCCTA CGCGGAAAAGCTTTTACGTCTATGCCGGAACGTTGGCGACGTTGGACCTGGTGCAATCGATCGGCGCGGGCTTTCTCAACTACACGCAAAATCCAGTGGGTCTGTGCATCGTGGACTTCACGGCGGCGATCTATCTGACTCTCTTTACTCCCTTCGTTTACTATACGTTCCTGTCGGAATTCTTCGG GGTCTCGCAACCTACAATAATGTTTTCGTACAAAGCGCAAGTCGACGACGCGATGGACGAAGACACGGTGTCGTTGCCGCACCAACAGAGCTTCTCGTCCTTGAAAACCGACAGCGATTACATCTATCAGGTCCATACTCCTTCTATTCACATGCCGCTATATGATTCCCAGGCATCCTCCAAGTCCTCCAAGCAGGGTGCTTCTCTCCACTCTTTAACATCCGCTAAAGGCCGCAAAAGTAGTTACGCAGCTTCTTACGATTCACATGGTGCACTGTACCGCTCGACTTTCGGTGTTAGGAGGTTCGACAGGCCCGCCAGCACGGAGAAGGGTATCTCAGAATTGGTTCACTATCCCTTGATCAGGTCCAGCGCTTTGCCCGTCGTACAGAAAAGCGTGCCAGATCTGAGAAGTCCCAGTCCGATCCGGGAGAGCAGCTCCGCACCAGTAACGCACTTTAAGTACCAGGCTCCCGGTAGCGTCTCGAACTTTCTCCTCCCGGGCGATACCGCCAGTAACTTCCTCTACAAACCGGGAACGAACGACAGTAGCGTCAATCTGTTTTCTCAAACGAGGAAGAGTAGTTTAGAGACCCTTGATAAAACGGTTATGTTGTACGCCACGCTCGAAAATATTTCGCGCAGACACAGTAGCAGCCTGGAGGCACCGGCTCCAGCGCTCGAGAATACCTTGCAGTCGATCTTGGACAGCGGCACTGTCGAAAGCAAAACGGAGAATACCCAAGGCTCTCGCTTAACGACGAGCGACATGGAGAAAGTGGGTAAGGAAAGCGCCGCTGTCGCGGGTCCGAGTCATCTTGACGCCAAGATGTCCTTTAAGATTCACTCCGACGATACGTTACCTGGAACGCGCGATATCTTAAACGTCACGCAGGAATTTCTGCCCGCGCCCGTTTCCATAACCGGCGCCAAAAGAAAGAGCAGAAACGACTCGAGGGCAGGCGAGCAGGGCGGTTTGAGCGATTACCTGCTGTCCATAACGTCCCCGAAAATCCGGAAACTGTCTAGGAATGACGGTAGCCAGCCTCCCGATCCCTCCCGAGATTCAGACCTCCACACGCAAACTGAGTCTTTGTAA